A DNA window from Helianthus annuus cultivar XRQ/B chromosome 15, HanXRQr2.0-SUNRISE, whole genome shotgun sequence contains the following coding sequences:
- the LOC110911594 gene encoding GATA transcription factor 7 codes for MEWIEARALKSSFLPEIIGMKSTQQAYIDDFWCVGGINNVVNVSSDEVWVDDLLDLSDKEFSNPDGDSVGESSEEEFASISSSENDSNSMNSGSFSTAGDLVSLTGDQLPVPIDDMESLEWLSQIVDDSVPENPILYPLPAVKLPERADRTAVSRFEPVANVSAPSFTVLGLPYPVPKKCRSGPSRKAGRVWSSGSRSLTESSSSSSSSHDSSITSPMLFLNPVYFTGLFEKPPAAKKQRKSPASQNGPGSSDSLSQRRCTHCQVQKTPQWRTGPLGPKTLCNACGVRFKSGRLYPEYRPACSPTFSVDVHSNSHRKVLEMRKRKEIEVEPGHNLAVQTASVQMVEPVLVV; via the exons atggagTGGATTGAagcaagagcattgaaatcaagttTTTTACCGGAAATTATTGGCATGAAGTCAACCCAACAAGCTTATATTGATGATTTTTGGTGTGTTGGTGGAATTAACAACGTTGTTAATGTCTCTAGTGATGAGGTTTGGGTTGATGATTTGTTAGACCTCTCTGATAAGGAATTTAGTAATCCGGATGGTGATTCGGTTGGAGAATCCTCCGAGGAGGAGTTTGCATCGATTTCTTCGTCGGAAAATGATAGCAATTCGATGAATTCTGGTAGTTTTTCGACCGCCGGCGACCTTGTGTCTCTCACCGGCGACCAGCTCCCCGTTCCG ATTGATGATATGGAAAGCCTTGAATGGTTATCACAAATTGTGGATGATTCCGTACCGGAGAATCCAATTTTATATCCACTGCCGGCGGTGAAGCTGCCGGAGCGAGCAGACCGAACCGCCGTGAGCCGGTTTGAACCGGTGGCTAATGTTTCGGCTCCGAGTTTCACGGTTTTGGGATTACCTTATCCGGTTCCGAAAAAGTGCCGAAGCGGACCATCGAGGAAAGCGGGTCGAGTCTGGTCAAGCGGGTCGCGTTCACTCACCGAGTCGTCGTCGAGCTCTTCGAGCTCTCACGACTCGTCGATAACCTCTCCTATGCTTTTCCTAAACCCGGTTTATTTCACCGGGTTGTTTGAAAAGCCGCCGGCTGCGAAGAAGCAGAGGAAAAGTCCAGCCAGCCAGAATGGACCGGGTTCAAGCGATTCGTTGAGTCAACGGAGGTGTACTCATTGTCAAGTTCAAAAGACACCTCAATGGCGAACCGGTCCATTAGGTCCCAAAACATTATGTAACGCTTGCGGCGTCCGGTTTAAATCCGGGCGGCTTTATCCGGAGTATAGACCGGCTTGTAGCCCGACTTTTTCCGTTGACGTTCATTCGAATAGTCACCGGAAAGTGTTGGAAATGAGAAAGAGGAAGGAAATAGAAGTTGAACCGGGTCATAACCTGGCAGTTCAAACGGCTTCGGTTCAGATGGTTGAACCGGTTTTGGTAGTCTAG